The following are encoded together in the Oreochromis niloticus isolate F11D_XX linkage group LG12, O_niloticus_UMD_NMBU, whole genome shotgun sequence genome:
- the LOC102077065 gene encoding paralemmin-2: MPCDFPYIDPGKSSGLQSLRQIYMKKQGKGNTASIPISSPTGSSSVQVYHDYEKVAFKMHSGIGHAAENISHPRRDRLSSRASAHVPDINSISHEEKRSKKDETGHRSFMRMMESSSQGYSGPEDNSTDPHETLTETSTLTFVDACTTEESAESRSLHGVGMVYLKEFVLIDDDEDGDMSLREKTVTDVSLMDGKAADLVCSRLLSTSSGSVSECKEESSAPDAPPPEEPEAAHEKKSCCLCTLL, translated from the exons ATGCCATGTGATTTTCCTTACATCGACCCGGGGAAGAGTTCAGGCTTACAAAGCTTAAG GCAGATTTACATGAAGAAGCAAGGAAAAGGAAACACTGCCAGCATCCCCATTTCTTCCCCAACAGGGAGCAGCAGTGTGCAGGTCTACCATGACTATGAGAAGGTGGCCTTTAAGATGCATTCTGGAATTGGTCATGCTGCAGAAAACATTTCTCATCCCAGGAGAGACCGGCTCTCCAGCCGAGCTAGTGCCCACGTTCCAGACATCAACTCCATCAGCCACGAAGAAAAGCGCAGCAAGAAAGACGAGACTGGCCACAGGAGCTTCATGCGGATGATGGAGTCAAGCAGCCAGGGCTACTCGGGGCCAGAAGACAACTCAACAGACCCACATGAAACCCTGACAGAGACTTCAACTCTGACCTTTGTGGATGCATGCACTACGGAGGAGTCAGCAGAGAGCCGCAGTCTCCACGGAGTGGGGATGGTTTATCTCAAGGAGTTTGTGCTCatagatgatgatgaagatggggACATGTCGCTAAGAGAGAAAACAGTGACAGACGTGTCCTTGATGGATGGAAAAGCTGCAGACCTGGTGTGCAGCAGGCTTTTGTCCACCTCCAGCGGTTCAGTGTCAGAGTGCAAGGAGGAGTCATCTGCTCCTGACGCGCCTCCTCCTGAGGAGCCTGAAGCTGCACATgaaaagaaaagctgctgtTTGTGCACACTTTTATGA